The Pseudomonas sp. MM223 genome segment TGGACATTCTGGCTACAGAATTTCTTGACGACCATAGAGCATTGGAACCACCTGATCCCATCCCGAACTCAGCAGTGAAACGATGCATCGCCGATGGTAGTGTGGGGTTTCCCCATGTGAGAGTAGGTCATCGTCAAGATTCATTTCGCAAAACCCCTATCTGCGCATGCAGGTAGGGGTTTTGTCTTTAAGTAGAAGCTATCGCTTCTCCTGGTAGGCTGAAAGCCAACCGGTGGTGGTAAAAAGGTGGTTGACAGCGTTTTTGAATGCTGTATTATTCACCTCCCGCGACGAGAGATCGAAGCGAGTTAAGTGTCTGAAGTTAAACGAGTTTCTCGCAAAAAACTTCAAAATAAACGCTTGACAGGCCCTGAGGAAAGCGTAGAATGCGCGCCTCGGTTGAGACAAAAAGCTCTTAACCAAACGCTCTTTAACAAATTGAATCAAGCAATTCGTGTGGGTGCTTGTGAGTACGGACTGATAGTCAAAAAGATTATCAGCATCACAAGTGGCCATGCGAGAAATCACATAGTCATTTGAGATTGCTGAGCCAAGTTTAGGGTTTCTTAAAAACCCAAGCAGTATTGAACTGAAGAGTTTGATCATGGCTCAGATTGAACGCTGGCGGCAGGCCTAACACATGCAAGTCGAGCGGATGAGAAGAGCTTGCTCTTCGATTCAGCGGCGGACGGGTGAGTAATGCCTAGGAATCTGCCTGGTAGTGGGGGACAACGTTTCGAAAGGAACGCTAATACCGCATACGTCCTACGGGAGAAAGCAGGGGACCTTCGGGCCTTGCGCTATCAGATGAGCCTAGGTCGGATTAGCTAGTTGGTGAGGTAATGGCTCACCAAGGCGACGATCCGTAACTGGTCTGAGAGGATGATCAGTCACACTGGAACTGAGACACGGTCCAGACTCCTACGGGAGGCAGCAGTGGGGAATATTGGACAATGGGCGAAAGCCTGATCCAGCCATGCCGCGTGTGTGAAGAAGGTCTTCGGATTGTAAAGCACTTTAAGTTGGGAGGAAGGGCAGTAAGCTAATACCTTGCTGTTTTGACGTTACCGACAGAATAAGCACCGGCTAACTCTGTGCCAGCAGCCGCGGTAATACAGAGGGTGCAAGCGTTAATCGGAATTACTGGGCGTAAAGCGCGCGTAGGTGGTTTGTTAAGTTGGATGTGAAAGCCCCGGGCTCAACCTGGGAACTGCATCCAAAACTGGCAAGCTAGAGTACGGTAGAGGGTGGTGGAATTTCCTGTGTAGCGGTGAAATGCGTAGATATAGGAAGGAACACCAGTGGCGAAGGCGACCACCTGGACTGATACTGACACTGAGGTGCGAAAGCGTGGGGAGCAAACAGGATTAGATACCCTGGTAGTCCACGCCGTAAACGATGTCAACTAGCCGTTGGAATCCTTGAGATTTTAGTGGCGCAGCTAACGCATTAAGTTGACCGCCTGGGGAGTACGGCCGCAAGGTTAAAACTCAAATGAATTGACGGGGGCCCGCACAAGCGGTGGAGCATGTGGTTTAATTCGAAGCAACGCGAAGAACCTTACCAGGCCTTGACATGCAGAGAACTTTCCAGAGATGGATTGGTGCCTTCGGGAACTCTGACACAGGTGCTGCATGGCTGTCGTCAGCTCGTGTCGTGAGATGTTGGGTTAAGTCCCGTAACGAGCGCAACCCTTGTCCTTAGTTACCAGCACGTTATGGTGGGCACTCTAAGGAGACTGCCGGTGACAAACCGGAGGAAGGTGGGGATGACGTCAAGTCATCATGGCCCTTACGGCCTGGGCTACACACGTGCTACAATGGTCGGTACAGAGGGTTGCCAAGCCGCGAGGTGGAGCTAATCTCACAAAACCGATCGTAGTCCGGATCGCAGTCTGCAACTCGACTGCGTGAAGTCGGAATCGCTAGTAATCGCGAATCAGAATGTCGCGGTGAATACGTTCCCGGGCCTTGTACACACCGCCCGTCACACCATGGGAGTGGGTTGCACCAGAAGTAGCTAGTCTAACCTTCGGGAGGACGGTTACCACGGTGTGATTCATGACTGGGGTGAAGTCGTAACAAGGTAGCCGTAGGGGAACCTGCGGCTGGATCACCTCCTTAATCGACGACATCAGCCTACTGATGAGCTCCCACACGAATTGCTTGATTCATTTGTATAAAGACGATGCTGTAAAGCGACCCTGTTATAGGTCTGTAGCTCAGTTGGTTAGAGCGCACCCCTGATAAGGGTGAGGTCGGCAGTTCAAATCTGCCCAGACCTACCATTACATGGTTTAGCCGTAGAATACGGGGCCATAGCTCAGCTGGGAGAGCGCCTGCCTTGCACGCAGGAGGTCAGCGGTTCGATCCCGCTTGGCTCCACCACTTTCGCCGTACGCAGTAACTCGTCAGAACTTAGAAATGAACATTCGTTGATGAATGTTGATTTCTGACTTTTGTCAGATCGTTCTTTAAAAATTCGGATATGTGATAGAAATAGACTGAGCACCAGTTTCACTGCTGGTGGATCAGGCTAAGGTAAAATTTGTGAGTTCTGCTCGAAAGAGCAACGTGCGAATTTTCGGCGAATGTCGTCTTCACAGTATAACCAGATTGCTTGGGGTTATATGGTCAAGTGAAGAAGCGCATACGGTGGATGCCTTGGCAGTCAGAGGCGATGAAAGACGTGGTAGCCTGCGATAAGCTTTGGGGAGTCGGCAAACAGACTTTGATCCAGAGATCTCTGAATGGGGGAACCCAGCCAGCATAAGCTGGTTATCTTGTACTGAATACATAGGTGCAAGAGGCGAACCAGGGGAACTGAAACATCTAAGTACCCTGAGGAAAAGAAATCAACCGAGATTCCCTTAGTAGTGGCGAGCGAACGGGGACCAGCCCTTAAGTTGGTTTGAGATTAGTGGAACGCTCTGGAAAGTGCGGCCATAGTGGGTGATAGCCCCGTACACGAAAATCTCTTATCAATGAAATCGAGTAGGACGGAGCACGAGAAACTTTGTCTGAATATGGGGGGACCATCCTCCAAGGCTAAATACTACTGACTGACCGATAGTGAACTAGTACCGTGAGGGAAAGGCGAAAAGAACCCCGGAGAGGGGAGTGAAATAGATCCTGAAACCGTATGCGTACAAGCAGTGGGAGCCTACTTTGTTAGGTGACTGCGTACCTTTTGTATAATGGGTCAGCGACTTATATTCAGTGGCGAGCTTAACCGAATAGGGGAGGCGTAGCGAAAGCGAGTCTTAATAGGGCGTTTAGTCGCTGGGTATAGACCCGAAACCGGGCGATCTATCCATGGGCAGGTTGAAGGTTAGGTAACACTGACTGGAGGACCGAACCGACTACCGTTGAAAAGTTAGCGGATGACCTGTGGATCGGAGTGAAAGGCTAATCAAGCTCGGAGATAGCTGGTTCTCCTCGAAAGCTATTTAGGTAGCGCCTCATGTATCACTGTAGGGGGTAGAGCACTGTTTCGGCTAGGGGGTCATCCCGACTTACCAAACCGATGCAAACTCCGAATACCTACAAGTGCCGAGCATGGGAGACACACGGCGGGTGCTAACGTCCGTCGTGAAAAGGGAAACAACCCAGACCGTCAGCTAAGGTCCCAAAGTCATGGTTAAGTGGGAAACGATGTGGGAAGGCTTAGACAGCTAGGAGGTTGGCTTAGAAGCAGCCACCCTTTAAAGAAAGCGTAATAGCTCACTAGTCGAGTCGGCCTGCGCGGAAGATGTAACGGGGCTCAAACCATGCACCGAAGCTACGGGTATCACCTTTTGGTGATGCGGTAGAGGAGCGTTCTGTAAGCCTGTGAAGGTGAGTTGAGAAGCTTGCTGGAGGTATCAGAAGTGCGAATGCTGACATGAGTAACGACAATGCGAGTGAAAAACTCGCACGCCGAAAGACCAAGGTTTCCTGCGCAACGTTAATCGACGCAGGGTTAGTCGGTCCCTAAGGCGAGGCTGAAAAGCGTAGTCGATGGAAAACAGGTTAATATTCCTGTACTTCCAGTTATTGCGATGGAGGGACGGAGAAGGTTAGGCCAGCCTGGCGTTGGTTGTCCAGGTTTAAGGTGGTAGGCTGGAATCTTAGGCAAATCCGGGATTTCAAGGCCGAGAGCGATGACGAGTTGCCTTTAGGCGACGAAGTGGTTGATACCATGCTTCCAAGAAAAGCTCCTAAGCTTCAGATAACTGGGAACCGTACCCCAAACCGACACAGGTGGTTAGGTAGAGAATACCAAGGCGCTTGAGAGAACTCGGGTGAAGGAACTAGGCAAAATGGCACCGTAACTTCGGGAGAAGGTGCGCCGGCGAGGGTTAAGGACTTGCTCCGTAAGCCCATGCCGGTCGAAGATACCAGGCCGCTGCGACTGTTTATTAAAAACACAGCACTCTGCAAACACGAAAGTGGACGTATAGGGTGTGACGCCTGCCCGGTGCCGGAAGGTTAATTGATGGGGTTAGCGCAAGCGAAGCTCTTGATCGAAGCCCCGGTAAACGGCGGCCGTAACTATAACGGTCCTAAGGTAGCGAAATTCCTTGTCGGGTAAGTTCCGACCTGCACGAATGGCGTAACGATGGCGGCGCTGTCTCCACCCGAGACTCAGTGAAATTGAAATCGCTGTGAAGATGCAGTGTATCCGCGGCTAGACGGAAAGACCCCGTGAACCTTTACTATAGCTTTGCACTGGACTTTGAATTTGCTTGTGTAGGATAGGTGGGAGGCTTTGAAGTGGGGACGCCAGTTCTCATGGAGCCATCCTTGAAATACCACCCTGGCAACTTTGAGGTTCTAACTCAGGTCCGTTATCCGGATCGAGGACAGTGTATGGTGGGTAGTTTGACTGGGGCGGTCTCCTCCCAAAGAGTAACGGAGGAGTACGAAGGTGCGCTCAGACCGGTCGGAAATCGGTCGTAGAGTATAAAGGCAAAAGCGCGCTTGACTGCGAGACAAACACGTCGAGCAGGTACGAAAGTAGGTCTTAGTGATCCGGTGGTTCTGTATGGAAGGGCCATCGCTCAACGGATAAAAGGTACTCCGGGGATAACAGGCTGATACCGCCCAAGAGTTCATATCGACGGCGGTGTTTGGCACCTCGATGTCGGCTCATCACATCCTGGGGCTGAAGCCGGTCCCAAGGGTATGGCTGTTCGCCATTTAAAGTGGTACGCGAGCTGGGTTTAGAACGTCGTGAGACAGTTCGGTCCCTATCTGCCGTGGACGTTTGAGATTTGAGAGGGGCTGCTCCTAGTACGAGAGGACCGGAGTGGACGAACCTCTGGTGTTCCGGTTGTCACGCCAGTGGCATTGCCGGGTAGCTATGTTCGGAAGAGATAACCGCTGAAAGCATCTAAGCGGGAAACTTGCCTCAAGATGAGATCTCACTGGGATCTTGAATCCCCTAAAGGGCCGTCGAAGACTACGACGTTGATAGGTTGGGTGTGTAAGCGCTGTGAGGCGTTGAGCTAACCAATACTAATTGCCCGTGAGGCTTGACCATATAACACCCAAGCAATTTGCTCACGCAGATTGCGGTGGTGAAGATGATACGAACCGAAAGTTCGCAACAGACCACAAATATCGCATATCCGAATTCGCTGGGCTGTCCATCTGGACATTCTGGCTACAGAATTTCTTGACGACCATAGAGCATTGGAACCACCTGATCCCATCCCGAACTCAGCAGTGAAACGATGCATCGCCGATGGTAGTGTGGGGTTTCCCCATGTGAGAGTAGGTCATCGTCAAGATTCATTTCGCAAAACCCCTATCTGCACATGCAGGTAGGGGTTTTGTCTTTAAGTAGGAACTACAGAGATTCGCAGGCACGTCCGAGTGACGGGCCAGCACACAGAATTTCTTGACGACCATAGAGCATTGGAACCACCTGATCCCATCCCGAACTCAGCAGTGAAACGATGCATCGCCGATGGTAGTGTGGGGTTTCCCCATGTGAGAGTAGGTCATCGTCAAGATTCAAACCCAAAGCCCCTGTCTGCTACGCAGACAGGGGCTTTGTCTTTTCCGGGTATCGTCAGAACTGATAGCTGACCGTAGCGCTGACATTGCGCTCTTCACCCATGTAGCAGTAGTTCAGGCTGGCACACGAGGTGATGTAGCTTTCATTGGTAAGGTTGTTGGCGTTAAGGCGTACGTCCACGCCCTTGAGCCCAACCTTGCCCAGGTCATAGCCGAGCGAAGCGTCGAACAAGGTGTAGGAAGGCACCTTCATGCTGTTTTCCGCATCCACCCAGCTGTAGCCCACATACCGCACCCCACCGCCCAGGCGCAGGCCCTCCAGAGGCCCTTGGTGGAAGTTGTAGTCAGCCCACAGCGAGAACATCTGTTTTGGTGCCTGGGTTGGCGAATTGCCTTTGTTGTCGAGGTTGCTCGACGTCAGGCTCGGCATTGACCTGGAATACTCGATATCGGTAAAGGTGTAGCCGCCCAGCAGCTTGAGGCTGTCGGTCAGTTGCACATGTGCCTCCAGTTCCAGCCCTTGCGAGCGTACTTCACCTACCGGGCGATAGAAGTTTTCGTCAGGCTGTTTCGAGGCCAGGTTTTCCTGCTCGATGCGGAACACCGATGCGGTGAACAGGTTGTCGCTGCCCGGAGGCTGATACTTGATGCCGGCTTCCCATTGCGTGCCCTCGGTCGGTGCCAGCGGCCGGCTTTCCTGGTCGGAGACCGTATTGGGGTTGAACGACTCGGAGTAGCTGACATAGGGTGCGATGCCGTTCTCGAACAGGTAGAGCACCCCGGCTCGGGTAGTGAATTTGGAGCGCTGATCGCTGACCTTGGTGTCGCTGTCGCGATTCTCCTCGGCCACTTTCACCCAGTCCTGGCGAAGCCCCAGGGAGAAACGCCACTGGTCCAGCTCCACCAAATCCTGCAGGTATACACCTGTTTGCTGCAAGCGCCGCTGATAGCGGTTTTCGCCCAGGACCTGAAGGTTGCCATTGCCGTACTGCGGGTTACCGGCGTCCAGCGGGTCGACCGTGCCATAACGCCACGCGACATCGGCCTTGCGCCGCTGATAGTCGGCGCCCAGCAGCAGGGTGTGTTTGGCCGCGCCGGTGAAAAATTCCGCCTGCAGCATATTGTCGATGATGTACGAGTGCAGGCGTTCGTCGCCGCCGGTATAGGCGCGGTTGAGAATGTTGCTATTGGCATCTGCCCAGCCGGCCGAGTACACCTGGTCCATGGACACGTCGGAGTCCTGGTAACGGAAGTTCTGCCGGGCGGTGAACACATCGTTGAAGCGGTGCTCGAACTGGTAGCTGAAGGACTGCTGGGTGCGCTCGTAGTTGTCGATGCCCGGCTCGCCCTCGAAGAAGTGGTCTGACAAGCGTAAGTCGTTGCGCTTGTGCAGCATGCCGTCTGCAGGGTTGCCGCCGTGGTACCCGCCGCTAGGGTCGTGCTGCAGGTAAGCCTGCAGTGTGAGCGAGGTGTCTTCGGTGAAGTCGACGCTGATGGCCGGGGCAATGGTGTAGCGTTCTTCCTTGTTGTGGTCGAACTGGGTGTCGGATGCATCCGCCAAGCCTGTCAGGCGATAAGCAATACGCTTGTCGTCATCCACAGGGCCGCTGAAGTCGAAACCCATGCCACGCTGGCCTTGGGTACCGACCGTGGCTTGAACCTGATGGTAGGGGGTAAACAGCGGCTTCTTGGTGGTCAGGGCTACCAGGCCTCCCGGCGAGCTGCGCCCATACAGGACCGAAGAGGGCCCCTTCAGAATGTCGATGCGCTCAAGAAAGTACGGGTCTACCTGCATGGTGCTGTAGGTGCCGTTGTCGCCCATCGACTTGAGCCCATCGACGTAAATGTTATCCACAGATCCATCGTTGAAGCCGCGCATGGCCACATAGTCGTAGCGATGGGTGGCACCGTAAGGGTTGGTCAGTACTCCAGGCGTGTAGCGCATGGCCTGGGCAACGGTCTGTGAACCTTGATCATCCATCTGCTGGCGAGTAACCACCGAGACGGATTGGGAAGTCTCCACCAACGGCATGCTGGTTTTGGTCGCTACCTGGCTGTGGGTGGCGTTGTAACCCTCCATGCTGCCGAGCGCATTGCCGAGGCTAAAGCCACGGACATCGGTGTCTGGCAATGACAGGGCGGCGCCCTGGGGCTGTGCCTGTAGCACATAGCTACGGCCATCCTGGCTGAGGGCTTCCAGGCCACTGCCACTGAGCAGTTTGCGCAGCGCCTGATCGGTCGCGTACTGCCCCTGCAGGCCGTTGGACTGCATCCCGTCGGTGAGCTGAGGCGTACTCGAAAAGGTAATGCCGGCCTGGCGAGCGAACTGATTGAGGACGTTGGACAGTTGACCAGCCGGGATTGAATAGTGATGACTCACTTGGGCTGCTTCAGCCGCCGAGCAAAGTTGCGGCGCGGCTACCAAGCCCAAGGCAGTACCAAACAGAGCAGCCCGGATGGCATGGCGCAAGCGTGCTGACTGCAAGACAGGTCGATAATCATTCAAGTTGCAAGTGCGGGTTAACACCGGGTTGATAGACATGAAGGGTCCGTTGAAGTATTGAGGGCAGAAGATGTTGCTTACTGTCCTAGCCGGACCGGGATTGAAAACCCGCCAGAAATCGTCAAGGCCTGATCAGGCCATGCGCTCTACACGTATCCACCAGCGTGTACGTTGGCGAAGCCTTACGGGCAGCGTCTGCGGCAGCAACTGAAGCAGCTGCTCCGGGTCTTCGAGGCGGAACACCCCCGACAGGCGCAAATCGGCAATCTCGTCGCTGCAGCCCAGATAACCGTGTCGATAACGGCTGACCTGGGCGAGGAAGTCGGACAGGCGCATGTCCTGGGTAACGATCAGCCCTTCAGTCCAGGCCATCGCATCCATGTCCAGGTGTGCGAGCCGTTGCGCACCTTGAGCATCCAGGCGCCAGTGCTGGCCGCTTTCTATCCACAGCAGTTGATCACTGCCAGGGTGGTGGATCGCCACTTTGCCGTGACTGACGCTGACACGTGTGCAGTCGTTGTCCTGATAGGCCACAAAGCGTCCCGCGAACCCTTCCAGCAGCCCGTCGCGGGTTTGTAGCAGTACTGGCTGCCGGGAGTTGCAGGTAATCATCAGCTCCCCCTGCTTCAGGCGGACCAGACGCTGCTGGTCATTGAAGGCCAGGTCTACGGCAGTACGGGTATTGAGTTGCATCAGTGAGCCATCGGGCAGGGTAAGGGCACGCTGCTCACCGGTGCCGGTGGCATAGTCCGCCGCCCAGGCACCGATAGCATCGAGGTCTTTGGCCAGCCATGCCGCCGATCCCACCATGAAAACGCCGCCAAGCAGCTTCAGCGCCTGCCGACGGTGCAGGCGCTGCTGGCTGGTTTCCAGGGTCTGCAACGCCAGCCCGGCCCCAGGGATCGAGCGCAGGTCAAGGTCCTGATGCAGGTGCATCACCCGTTGCCAAGCCTGTTCATGTTCGTGGTTGACACTGCGCCATTGCACGCACTGTTGTTGCAGCGTCGGCTCGTGGCCGCTCTCACGCAGCCGCAGCATCCACTGAATGGCCTGCTTGACTGCTTTTGCATCAGG includes the following:
- the fhuA_1 gene encoding Ferrichrome outer membrane transporter/phage receptor (*Name fhuA_1) translates to MSINPVLTRTCNLNDYRPVLQSARLRHAIRAALFGTALGLVAAPQLCSAAEAAQVSHHYSIPAGQLSNVLNQFARQAGITFSSTPQLTDGMQSNGLQGQYATDQALRKLLSGSGLEALSQDGRSYVLQAQPQGAALSLPDTDVRGFSLGNALGSMEGYNATHSQVATKTSMPLVETSQSVSVVTRQQMDDQGSQTVAQAMRYTPGVLTNPYGATHRYDYVAMRGFNDGSVDNIYVDGLKSMGDNGTYSTMQVDPYFLERIDILKGPSSVLYGRSSPGGLVALTTKKPLFTPYHQVQATVGTQGQRGMGFDFSGPVDDDKRIAYRLTGLADASDTQFDHNKEERYTIAPAISVDFTEDTSLTLQAYLQHDPSGGYHGGNPADGMLHKRNDLRLSDHFFEGEPGIDNYERTQQSFSYQFEHRFNDVFTARQNFRYQDSDVSMDQVYSAGWADANSNILNRAYTGGDERLHSYIIDNMLQAEFFTGAAKHTLLLGADYQRRKADVAWRYGTVDPLDAGNPQYGNGNLQVLGENRYQRRLQQTGVYLQDLVELDQWRFSLGLRQDWVKVAEENRDSDTKVSDQRSKFTTRAGVLYLFENGIAPYVSYSESFNPNTVSDQESRPLAPTEGTQWEAGIKYQPPGSDNLFTASVFRIEQENLASKQPDENFYRPVGEVRSQGLELEAHVQLTDSLKLLGGYTFTDIEYSRSMPSLTSSNLDNKGNSPTQAPKQMFSLWADYNFHQGPLEGLRLGGGVRYVGYSWVDAENSMKVPSYTLFDASLGYDLGKVGLKGVDVRLNANNLTNESYITSCASLNYCYMGEERNVSATVSYQF
- the fecR_1 gene encoding Protein FecR (*Name fecR_1); its protein translation is MTAGRPDAKAVKQAIQWMLRLRESGHEPTLQQQCVQWRSVNHEHEQAWQRVMHLHQDLDLRSIPGAGLALQTLETSQQRLHRRQALKLLGGVFMVGSAAWLAKDLDAIGAWAADYATGTGEQRALTLPDGSLMQLNTRTAVDLAFNDQQRLVRLKQGELMITCNSRQPVLLQTRDGLLEGFAGRFVAYQDNDCTRVSVSHGKVAIHHPGSDQLLWIESGQHWRLDAQGAQRLAHLDMDAMAWTEGLIVTQDMRLSDFLAQVSRYRHGYLGCSDEIADLRLSGVFRLEDPEQLLQLLPQTLPVRLRQRTRWWIRVERMA